Within Arcobacter lacus, the genomic segment TAATTCCATATGCACCTAACTCCTGTGCTAAATATTTATTAAATGAATCAAGTGAACCTTTTGCACATCCATGAGCGATAAATCTTGGTAAAGGGTCTTCTGAAAGAGTACTTGAAATAAATACTAATCTACCAAATTTTTTCTCTTTCATAGAATCTACAGCAAATTTTGCACATACATAAGAAGCATGCATTTCATCATTTAATTTTTGAGAAAACTCTTCCCAAGTTTGCTCTACAAAAGGTTTTGGAGTAAAATTCATATTTGCATTAGAAACAAGAATATCTACACCACCATGTTTAATATTTATTTCATCAAACATAGTTTTAATTTCATTATCATTTCTAACATCAGCTTTGATACTATAAGCTTCTCCACCATTTGAAGTAATCTCATTTACTAAATCTTGAGCTATTTGAGTACTATTAACATAATTGATAAATACTCTATATCCATCTTTAGCTAACAATTTTGCAGTTGCAGCACCAATTCCTCTTGCTCCACCTGTAATTAAAACATTTCTTTTTGTCATTTTATATCCTTTTTATTAGTCTTTTTTTAATACATCATGTATAACTGTATATTTTCCTAACCATAAACTTATAATATCTGTTGCAGTTTGAGCACCATATCCTGCAGCTGAACTAAACATTGAAGTTGCACCTGCTGCACAACCTGTTACATATTTACCTTCACTAATTATTCCATCAGTATTTTCAATCATAACCATTCCAGGTCTTGGTGCTCTAATATGTCCTATAACTGATGCACCTATTCCTTCAACATCAATTTTTTGCATTCCATTAGCAAATATAATTAAACTTGCTTCAAATTTTTGATTTTCAGTATTTACAATAAACTCGCCAACATTTCCAGATACTGAAATAACATTATCACTTTGTAAAGTTATTCCATAAGAAAGAGTTTTTGAAACCATTGATTTTAATAATTCAGATCCTTTTGTACCCTCTTTTATACCTGCTACATTATGTAGTTCTGCCATATTTAAATGAGAAGAACCAGCATCTATTACTAAAATATTTTTATTTGATAATTCTTCTATTTTTAATTTTGCTGATCTTAAAGTTATTGCACAAGATAATCCAGAAACACCACCACCAATAATTATTACATCATACTTATTTATTTTATTCCTTTACAATAATATACTTGTCAAATGCAAGTATATTTTTTTGAAACTTAAATACTTGTTAAAGACAAGTATTATTTTAATATGATATAATTTGTTTATGGAAAAAGAAAATTTTAATTTACAAAGCTCTTTTGGCTATCACTTTAGTATCATATTTATAAATATAAAAAAATCTATGGAACTGAAGTTAAAGCCATACAACATTACTCATTTACAATTTAGTATTCTTATTAATATTTATAAAAACAATGTAACTACGCAAAAAGAGTTATTAAAATATACCTATGGTGATGAAACGAGCATTACAAGATTAATTGATAGATTAGAGGTAAAAGGTTATTTACAACGTATTGCTTGCGAAAATGATAAAAGAAAAAAAGAACTAAAACTAACCCAAAGTGGGATTAATTTAGCTGAAGAAGTTATCTCTTGTGCAAGAGAAGTTAATGCAGAACTTGTTAAAGATATGGATAATGAAGAAGCAAAACAACTTCTTAATTTACTTCAAAAAGTAAATATAACTTATGATGATTAAATAAAAATAAATATTTACTTTTATATTTTTAGGCAATCATTTTGTATTATTGTTCTACTCTCATTTTTATAATTCTTATATACTAATAATAGATTTAATGGCTATTTTATAGCTTTATATAAACAAATAAAAAATAAGTTTTAAAAGAAGGTATAAATTAAAAATGAAGAATTGTACTAACAACAAAAATATAAATATTATAAAAGATGAAGTTTTTGAAGGTGAAAGACCACTTTTTAAATCTTCATTTACAAATTTAATCAATTGCAAATTTACAAAAGGAGAATCTGCATTAAAGTTTGCAAAAGAAGTTAATGCAATAGATTGTGAATTCTCAAGCAAATATCTTTTTTGGCATGACACAAATATAAATATTCAAAAATCTCAATTTTTTGAAGGTGGAAGAGCAAGTATTTGGTATTCAAATGAAATTTTATTAGAAGATTCAAAAGTTGATGCTCCAAAAATATTTAGAGATGCCAAAAATATTATAATCAAAAATTCTCTTTTAAATACAAATGAAACTTTATGGGATTGTAAAAATATAACTATTAAAAACTCAAAATTTACTGGAGATTATCTACTTCTTCATAGTAGTGATATTCTACTTGATGATTTCTTTTTAGATGGAAACTATTCATTTCAACATACAAACAACATGACTGTAAAAAATGCAAATATAAATTCAAAAGATGCATTTTGGAATAGTGAAAATGTTACTGTTTATGATTCTATAATTGAAGGAGAATATTTAGGTTGGTATTCAAAAAATTTAAAATTCGTAAATTGTAAAATTATTGGAACTCAACCTCTTTGTTATATTGATAATCTAATTTTAGAAAATTGTGAGATGATTGATACTGATTTAGCATTTGAGTATTCTACATTAACTGCAGATATTACTACATCTATACAAAGTGTAAAAAACCCAATAAGTGGATTTATAAAAGCAAAAAATATAGAAGAATTAATTTTAGATGATGAAAAAGTTATTCATCAAGAACTTAAAATAATTACAGAATAAAGGTCAATAATGAAATACAATTTTGATGAAATTATTAATAGAAATAATACCAATAGTTCAAAATGGGATACAACAGAAGATGGAGTACTTCCAATGTGGGTTGCTGATATGGATTTTAAAGTTGCAACTCCTATTATTGATTCTATATTAAAAAGAGCACAACATGGAGTTTTTGGATATACAATGATTCCTAAAAGTTATTATGATTCAGAAATTTTATGGTGGGAAAAACGTCATAATTTTAAAATAAAAGAGGAATGGATTGAACCAACTGTTGGAGTAATTCCTTCGTTAAGTGCAGTTGTTCAAGCATTTTGCAAAGAAGGAGATAAAGTACTTATTCAATCTCCTGTATATAACTATTTTAATTCTTCAATTACAAACAACAAATGTGAAATTGTAGTAAATAATTTACTCTATGATAACAAAAAATATAGTATTGATTTTAAAGATTTTGAAGAAAAAGTTAAAGATGAAAAAGTAAAACTTTTTATTTTATGTAATCCTCATAATCCAGTTGGTCGAGTTTGGACAAAAGAAGAACTTACTTTAATGGGAAATTTATGTGTAGAGAACAATGTAATTATTCTTAGTGATGAAATTCATAGAGATTTAGTTTATAGTGATTACAAATATACTCCTATTGCATCAATTAGTAAAGAAATTTTAAACCAAAGTATTACTTGTACGGCTCCAAGTAAAACATTTAATCTTGCAGGATTAAAAACTTCTAACATAATAGTTGCAAATCAGGAGTTTAAAGCAAAAATCAATCGTTCTTTAAATATAAATGAAACTATTGAGCCAAATGTTTTTGGTATTGAAGCCTTAATAAGTGCATATACTTTATCAGATAGTTGGTTAGATGAACTTTTAATTTATTTAGAAAAAAATAGAGATTTTGTCATAGAATATATAAATAAAAATATTCCCAAATTAGAAGTTATAAAACCAGAAGCAACTTATCTTTTATGGATTGATTGTTCTAAACTTGGTATAAATTCACAAACTTTAGTTGATAAAATTTTAGAAATTGGAAAATTGCGTATCGCATCAGGTATCACTTATGGAAAAAATGCAAACGATTTTATACGAATAAATATTGCATGCCCTTTAGAGGTAGTAAAAGATGGATTAGAAAGACTTCATAAAACAATCAAATACCTAGATTAATTAGGTATTTGATTTTTCTCTTAAAAATTCTGCATGAGCTTTTGGAGACATTCCAAACATTCTTGAATATTCTCTACTAAATTGTGAAGGGGACTCATATCCAACGGCATATGCCACTTCGCTGGCTTCTATATTTTGATTTAAAAGCATTAATTTTGCTTCTTCAAGTCGAATCTTTTTTTGAAATTGAATAGGAGACATTGAAGTTATAGTTTTAAAATTTTGATATAAAGATGATTCACTCATATCAATCATTTTTGCTAATTCTTTTATATTTAGTTTTTCATTGAAATTATCTTTTATTTCTGAAATTACATGTACTATTTTATTTGAAACAGTACCTTCCATTGCAAATTTATTTAGAAAATATCCGCTTTTATCATTTATCAAAATAAATAAAATCTCTTTTAATACTAAAGGATAAAGATATTCTATCTCTTCTTTTGATTGATTTAGAAGTTTTATTAATCTATAAACAGGATCATAAAGTTTTTCATTTAATTCATCAAAAAATAGTCCTTTTTCCGATTTTGCAATCTTTTGCAATTTTTCAGAACTAATATTTTTAATTACTTCATAAATATCTTCTAAATTGAATTTAATTCTAAAAGATACATAAGGATTTTCTTTATTTACTTCCGATATTTTTACTTTTGCTGGAACATGAGTAGAAGATAACAAATAATCTTTTGGACCATAACTATAAAGTTCATTTCCAAATCCAACTGCTTTATTACCTTGTAAAATAATACATAAAGATGGTTCATAAATAATTGCATTAAACTCTGTAGGTTCAGATGTAAAGTAAAAATCTAAATTAGGAATTTCAGTTTGTAATCCACCTTCAATATCCAATGTAAATTTTTCTTCTATTAATTTAAGAGTATTAACTCGATAATTTTCTATAATATCTTCCATAATTACATCCTAACTTATTGTATATAATCTAATATTATATATTAACTTTTCAAATTCCAATATAAGTATTCTCTATTTCAATTGCCTAATTCTACAAAATGAAAATGATTAACTATAAAAAATTTATAGATTTGTAGAAATAGGCAACCGATTTATAAAATTGTGCTATTGAGAAATTTGAGTTTTTTATATACTAAAAAATAAGATATTTAAAAGGAAAGTATTATGAAATACCTTGATAAAAATGAATTTGAAAAAGTAAACATGTTTGGAACTGGTAATCCTAATGTTAATTATGCACAATATTTTATAGGAGATTCTTTTCTAAATTTTTTAGTAAAACCAGGTGAAACACCAATTTTTATGGCAAATGTTACATTTGAACCTGGATGTAGAAATAATTGGCATATTCATCATGCAAAAACAGGTGGTGGACAAATACTTATATGTACAGCAGGTGAAGGCTGGTATCAAAAAGATGGCGAAGAAGCTGTAAGTTTAAAAGAAGGCTCAGTTGTTTATATTTCAACAGGAGCAAAACATTGGCATGGTGCAAAAAAAGATAGTTGGTTTAGTCATATTTCTGTGGAAGTTCCAGGAACTGAAACAAGTAATAAATGGTTAGAACCAGTATCTGATGAATACTACAATTCACTTAAATAAAAAGGATTAAATATGAAAGTAATTAAGTTATTTAGCTTTGCAACTATTGTTTTATTAACACAAATTCAAGCAGATGAAGTTAAACAAATACAAAATATCTCAAAAGTTGAAGATAGAAAATCTATAGTTGTAAATAAAACAGATTTTAAAAAATATTTCACTGGTGGAGAAGTTAGAATTGATCCTCTTTATCCTCAAAAAGATACAAATACACATTCAGGAGCTTATGTAACATTTGAACCAGGAGCACGTTCAAATTGGCATACACATCCAAAAGGTCAACATATAATTGTAACTTCTGGTGTTGGTTATACTCAAACATGGGATGGTAAAAAACAGATAATTAAAGCTGGCGATGTTGTTTGGTGCCCAGATGATGTTAAACATTGGCATGGAGCTTCAAAAGATATTGCAATGACTCATTTAGTTATCACAGAAGCTGATGAAAATGGTAAAAATGTACAATGGATGGAACCAGTTAGTGATGAACAATATAATTCAAATTAAAGGATGAAAAATGAAAAAAATTTTATTAACTTTAATTTGTAGTTTATTTACTTTTTTAAATATATCAAATGCAAAGGAGTTAAATTTGGAATTATTAGATAAAAAAGATGAAAGTATTATAGAAATCTCTGCTTTAACAACAATAGGAGATACTAAAAAATTAGAAATAGCCTTAAATAAAGGTTTAAATTATGGCTTAACAAAAAATGAAATAAAAGAAATATTAGTTCAAACTTATGCATATGCAGGATTTCCAAGAAGTTTAGGTGGAATTGGAACTTTTATGAAAGTTGTAGAAGAAAGAACAAATAAAGGAATAAAAGATGAAATTGGTAAAGAAGCATCACCTATTCCAAATGATTTAAATAAAGATGAATATGGTGCAAAAGTAAGAGCAGCACTTGCAGGTCAAGATACTATTCCAAATCCTAGTGGATATCAACTATTTTCACCAATTATTGACACTTTTTTGAAAGAACATCTGTTTGCAGATATTTTTGCTAGAGATATTTTAACTCATAAACAAAGAGAACTTTCAACTATTTCAGTTTTAGCAACACTAGGAAATGTACATGGACCATTAAAGTTTCATCTTCAAGCTTCAATAAATACAGGATGGACAAAAGAACAATTAAAAGAGTTTGTTAAAGTTATTGAAAATTCTTTAGATGAACAAAAAGCTTTAGAAGTTGAATCTGTTTTAAAATTGATTTAGTAAGTAATTAGATTTGAAAAACTAAAGTTTCCAAATCTAAGTAAATCTCTATATGAAAACTTCATATACCTTTTTCGTTTATAAGCGGAAAACCTATTTCTTATTTATCGTATAAAAATTCTATTTAAGTAGTATATTAAATATTTGTTGTGTTGGAAAACAAATGATTGTTAATAATATATGAGATTCTGATTAAATTCCAATATTTGGAATTTAATTAAACAATTGTAGTAAGTAGTTTTTACGGTATTGATTACGGTATCGAGAAATTTTATAAAATTTTAGGCCCTTAAATAGGCTTTTTAGAATAACTTTTAATGGTGCACATCTCCACCAATTACTCAAAAACATACCTAATGACTTTTATTTTACTCTTTTTGATTTTTTTGGGAGTTTCCTCCAAAAAAATCTTATTTTATAGATAATCTAGACACTTTTATTTAAAATTTCCATTATTAATTTTTCTTTTTTTAATTTAATTTTTGAACTTCTTTTAGTACTATTTTCATGTAAATACCAATATTCATATATAAATATAGGTTTTTTAGATAATTCAACTAAAGGTATCATTGTTCCATAATCTGTACATTCACTAATCCACTCATTATCAATCTTAAAATATTTTTCTTTATCTATTTCATCAAATAATCTTTTTTTAAAAGCTCTTAAATGTGTCCAAACATTTGAACCAAACTTTTTTCTACAATCTAAATAATCAGGTATATATAATTTAAGTGCTTTATTTGGTCTAAACATTCCACCTTGAATTAAGTCATAACCTTTATTAAGTAACTCTTTTAATTCCAATATAATATCCCTATCTATTAAAGCATCATCCAAATCTAAAATCACAATTAATGATTCTTTATTAGTACATATATCACTTATTGCTTTTATAAAATTTGGAATGCGCCCCTTATTTTCATAGTTTCTGACAAGAGTAGTTCTATAATTTAGATTATCTAATATTGAAGGAATTTTTATTCCTAAATCATTTGAAGCATCATCAATTACAATTATTCCAAAATCTTGATTTGTTTGCATTTTTAGACTTGCAAAACAT encodes:
- a CDS encoding MalY/PatB family protein; protein product: MKYNFDEIINRNNTNSSKWDTTEDGVLPMWVADMDFKVATPIIDSILKRAQHGVFGYTMIPKSYYDSEILWWEKRHNFKIKEEWIEPTVGVIPSLSAVVQAFCKEGDKVLIQSPVYNYFNSSITNNKCEIVVNNLLYDNKKYSIDFKDFEEKVKDEKVKLFILCNPHNPVGRVWTKEELTLMGNLCVENNVIILSDEIHRDLVYSDYKYTPIASISKEILNQSITCTAPSKTFNLAGLKTSNIIVANQEFKAKINRSLNINETIEPNVFGIEALISAYTLSDSWLDELLIYLEKNRDFVIEYINKNIPKLEVIKPEATYLLWIDCSKLGINSQTLVDKILEIGKLRIASGITYGKNANDFIRINIACPLEVVKDGLERLHKTIKYLD
- a CDS encoding MarR family winged helix-turn-helix transcriptional regulator — its product is MEKENFNLQSSFGYHFSIIFINIKKSMELKLKPYNITHLQFSILINIYKNNVTTQKELLKYTYGDETSITRLIDRLEVKGYLQRIACENDKRKKELKLTQSGINLAEEVISCAREVNAELVKDMDNEEAKQLLNLLQKVNITYDD
- a CDS encoding SDR family NAD(P)-dependent oxidoreductase — protein: MTKRNVLITGGARGIGAATAKLLAKDGYRVFINYVNSTQIAQDLVNEITSNGGEAYSIKADVRNDNEIKTMFDEINIKHGGVDILVSNANMNFTPKPFVEQTWEEFSQKLNDEMHASYVCAKFAVDSMKEKKFGRLVFISSTLSEDPLPRFIAHGCAKGSLDSFNKYLAQELGAYGITSNVVAPGLVLTDATSEAPEEFINFLKSTTPMGRVAIPQDIANAISFFVKDESSHITGTYLPVCGGAYLA
- a CDS encoding cupin domain-containing protein encodes the protein MKYLDKNEFEKVNMFGTGNPNVNYAQYFIGDSFLNFLVKPGETPIFMANVTFEPGCRNNWHIHHAKTGGGQILICTAGEGWYQKDGEEAVSLKEGSVVYISTGAKHWHGAKKDSWFSHISVEVPGTETSNKWLEPVSDEYYNSLK
- a CDS encoding AraC family transcriptional regulator, which produces MEDIIENYRVNTLKLIEEKFTLDIEGGLQTEIPNLDFYFTSEPTEFNAIIYEPSLCIILQGNKAVGFGNELYSYGPKDYLLSSTHVPAKVKISEVNKENPYVSFRIKFNLEDIYEVIKNISSEKLQKIAKSEKGLFFDELNEKLYDPVYRLIKLLNQSKEEIEYLYPLVLKEILFILINDKSGYFLNKFAMEGTVSNKIVHVISEIKDNFNEKLNIKELAKMIDMSESSLYQNFKTITSMSPIQFQKKIRLEEAKLMLLNQNIEASEVAYAVGYESPSQFSREYSRMFGMSPKAHAEFLREKSNT
- a CDS encoding DUF3737 family protein, coding for MKNCTNNKNINIIKDEVFEGERPLFKSSFTNLINCKFTKGESALKFAKEVNAIDCEFSSKYLFWHDTNINIQKSQFFEGGRASIWYSNEILLEDSKVDAPKIFRDAKNIIIKNSLLNTNETLWDCKNITIKNSKFTGDYLLLHSSDILLDDFFLDGNYSFQHTNNMTVKNANINSKDAFWNSENVTVYDSIIEGEYLGWYSKNLKFVNCKIIGTQPLCYIDNLILENCEMIDTDLAFEYSTLTADITTSIQSVKNPISGFIKAKNIEELILDDEKVIHQELKIITE
- a CDS encoding FAD-dependent oxidoreductase, which encodes MNKYDVIIIGGGVSGLSCAITLRSAKLKIEELSNKNILVIDAGSSHLNMAELHNVAGIKEGTKGSELLKSMVSKTLSYGITLQSDNVISVSGNVGEFIVNTENQKFEASLIIFANGMQKIDVEGIGASVIGHIRAPRPGMVMIENTDGIISEGKYVTGCAAGATSMFSSAAGYGAQTATDIISLWLGKYTVIHDVLKKD
- a CDS encoding carboxymuconolactone decarboxylase family protein, whose amino-acid sequence is MKKILLTLICSLFTFLNISNAKELNLELLDKKDESIIEISALTTIGDTKKLEIALNKGLNYGLTKNEIKEILVQTYAYAGFPRSLGGIGTFMKVVEERTNKGIKDEIGKEASPIPNDLNKDEYGAKVRAALAGQDTIPNPSGYQLFSPIIDTFLKEHLFADIFARDILTHKQRELSTISVLATLGNVHGPLKFHLQASINTGWTKEQLKEFVKVIENSLDEQKALEVESVLKLI
- a CDS encoding (R)-mandelonitrile lyase, producing the protein MKVIKLFSFATIVLLTQIQADEVKQIQNISKVEDRKSIVVNKTDFKKYFTGGEVRIDPLYPQKDTNTHSGAYVTFEPGARSNWHTHPKGQHIIVTSGVGYTQTWDGKKQIIKAGDVVWCPDDVKHWHGASKDIAMTHLVITEADENGKNVQWMEPVSDEQYNSN